GAATTTGGCGTGTGCCCATCTCAGGGTTCTCAGGGTTGATTTCCGCATCCAGCATTTCAACTTGTCCTTCAGGATAGTTCGTAATGACGACTTTTAACGGATTCAGGATACCCATCGTACGAGGAGCCTTCATCTTTAGGTCTTCACGCACAAAGTGCTCAAGCATCGCTTCGTCTACAGCACCGGATCCTTTGGAAACACCGGTCGCTTGTACAAATTCACGGATCGCTTCAGGGGTATATCCTTTGCGGCGAAGTCCGGAAATGGTCGGCATGCGCGGATCATCCCAGCCGTCAACATAGCCTTCGTCAACAAGCTGTTTTAATTTACGTTTGCTCATGACTGTATTTTCGATATTCAGACGGCCGAACTCGATTTGCTGAGGCTGGCTTTCCATCTCGCACTCTGCTACCACCCAGTTATAAAGAGGACGCTGTTCTTCAAACTCAGTCGTACAAAGAGAGTGGGTTACACCCTCAATGGCATCCTCAAGCGGATGAGCGAACGCGTACATTGGGTAGATGCACCAAGCGTCTCCTGTATTATGGTGGGTCGCGTGGGATACACGGTAGATCACCGGATCACGCATGTTGATGTTCCCGGACGCCATGTCGATTTTGGCGCGGAGCACTTTTTCACCATTCTGGAATTCGCCTTTGCGCATGCGGTCAAAGAGGTCAAGGTTTTCTTCAACAGAACGGTCACGGTACGGGCTGTCTTTTCCGGGTTCAGTTAACGTTCCGCGGTATTCGCGGATCTCATCCGGTGACAGATCATCGACGTATGCTTTTCCTTTTTTGATAAGCAGGACAGCGCGGCTGTACATTTCCTCAAAATAGTCGGAGGCGAAGCGAAGGTTTTCCC
This genomic stretch from Fictibacillus marinisediminis harbors:
- a CDS encoding glutamine--tRNA ligase/YqeY domain fusion protein is translated as MEENSNFIRSIIKEDLESGKRDTVITRFPPEPNGYLHIGHAKSIVINFGLADEFNGQTNLRFDDTNPLKEDREYVDSIKNDVAWLGYEWENLRFASDYFEEMYSRAVLLIKKGKAYVDDLSPDEIREYRGTLTEPGKDSPYRDRSVEENLDLFDRMRKGEFQNGEKVLRAKIDMASGNINMRDPVIYRVSHATHHNTGDAWCIYPMYAFAHPLEDAIEGVTHSLCTTEFEEQRPLYNWVVAECEMESQPQQIEFGRLNIENTVMSKRKLKQLVDEGYVDGWDDPRMPTISGLRRKGYTPEAIREFVQATGVSKGSGAVDEAMLEHFVREDLKMKAPRTMGILNPLKVVITNYPEGQVEMLDAEINPENPEMGTRQIPFSREIYVEQDDFMENPPKKYFRLFPGNEVRLKHAYFIKCEDVIKDEDGNVIELHCTYDVETKSGSGFTGRKVKGTLHWVDASQAIPAEFRLYEPLIRDEDLKAADESEDKTFIDFVNEDSLTIQEGFIEPNMKDAKPQDKFQFFRHGYFNVDPKHTAEDKIVFNRIVSLKSSFKL